A portion of the Bacillus thuringiensis genome contains these proteins:
- the murF gene encoding UDP-N-acetylmuramoyl-tripeptide--D-alanyl-D-alanine ligase codes for MIKRMLKQVEQMVNGTGLAEQYEGTIIQGVSIDTRKIEKGNLYVPIQGERFDGHAFVDKAVENGAVATLWMKDVANPPENLPVIFVEDTLSALQMLAKNYRDQLDVKVVGVTGSNGKTSTKDIVTSVLATKFKVQKTEGNFNNHIGLPLTILNLEENTEVAVLEMGMSSRGEIEFLSKLARPNAAIITNIGEAHLMDLGSREAIAEAKLEIVTGLQEGGVFVYNGDEPLLTNRVPEMNLAAETVTFGDARANDYYPTTVTLQATGTHFKMNRDENISFYLPVLGKHNVYNTLASMAIATHFGVTWEEMKQGLVTLQMTGMRMEIVKTDSGLTIINDAYNASPTAMEAAFHLMNGLDGFTKKIVVLGDMLELGNQEVQFHYEVGKLIDPAKISHVFTYGRLGAQIAEGAKINFPNERVKAYDNKEELVRDLQAVVDAKDVVLIKASRGMKLEEVITMLK; via the coding sequence ATGATAAAGCGAATGTTAAAGCAAGTAGAACAGATGGTAAATGGTACTGGATTAGCAGAGCAATATGAGGGAACTATTATTCAAGGCGTGTCTATTGATACGAGAAAAATTGAAAAAGGAAACTTATATGTTCCGATTCAAGGGGAGCGTTTCGATGGACATGCTTTTGTAGATAAAGCAGTTGAAAATGGAGCTGTAGCTACATTGTGGATGAAAGATGTAGCAAATCCACCCGAGAATCTTCCGGTTATTTTTGTAGAAGATACGCTATCTGCACTGCAAATGTTAGCGAAAAATTATCGCGATCAATTGGATGTTAAAGTTGTTGGTGTGACAGGTAGTAACGGTAAAACATCCACGAAAGATATTGTGACAAGTGTTCTCGCGACTAAGTTCAAAGTTCAAAAAACAGAAGGGAATTTCAATAACCATATTGGGTTACCTCTCACTATTTTAAACTTAGAAGAAAATACAGAAGTAGCTGTATTAGAAATGGGTATGTCAAGCCGAGGAGAGATTGAATTTTTATCTAAGTTAGCTCGTCCTAATGCAGCTATCATTACGAATATTGGTGAGGCACATTTAATGGATTTAGGATCTCGTGAGGCAATTGCTGAAGCGAAATTAGAAATTGTTACAGGGTTACAAGAAGGTGGCGTGTTCGTATATAATGGAGATGAGCCGCTATTAACGAATCGTGTTCCTGAAATGAATTTAGCGGCAGAAACAGTTACGTTTGGTGATGCAAGAGCCAACGATTACTATCCAACGACTGTAACATTACAGGCAACGGGGACACATTTTAAAATGAATAGAGATGAAAATATTTCATTCTACCTACCGGTGTTAGGAAAACATAATGTGTACAATACACTTGCTTCAATGGCAATTGCGACACATTTTGGTGTGACGTGGGAAGAAATGAAACAAGGTTTAGTAACACTTCAAATGACGGGCATGCGTATGGAGATTGTAAAAACGGATAGTGGATTAACAATTATCAACGATGCTTATAATGCAAGTCCGACGGCTATGGAGGCAGCATTCCATTTAATGAACGGTTTAGATGGATTTACTAAAAAAATCGTTGTGCTCGGTGATATGTTAGAACTTGGAAATCAAGAAGTGCAGTTCCATTATGAGGTAGGTAAATTGATCGATCCAGCAAAAATCTCACATGTATTCACATACGGTAGATTAGGAGCTCAAATTGCTGAAGGAGCGAAAATTAATTTCCCTAATGAACGTGTAAAGGCGTATGATAATAAAGAAGAGTTAGTAAGAGATTTACAAGCAGTAGTCGATGCGAAAGATGTTGTATTAATAAAAGCATCTCGCGGTATGAAATTAGAAGAAGTAATTACGATGTTGAAATAA
- the uvsE gene encoding UV DNA damage repair endonuclease UvsE → MLVRLGYVAMSVHLKNASPSQTMTYAQFQKIDDRDAAIRKLERIANSNLENCLRLLKHNKGHDISFFRLSSKLIPLANHEELLEWNYIRPLKEKLKELGEYAIHMNMRIDFHPDHFVVLNSPEESVFKQSVKTLQMHKKLLKGMGIEHKQRCVLHVGGGYKDKELALERFIENWSNVPRGIQEMIILENDDTTFTLEETLYLGEKLDIPVVFDLHHHMMNNEQEDWYEDWARVVHTWETSLLPVKMHISSPREGKDPRAHADYINVDAFLSFLRRIKGSVPQIDCMIEAKMKDESLFQLMRDLSEQVDVEIIDGASFYIK, encoded by the coding sequence ATGCTTGTAAGGCTTGGTTACGTTGCGATGAGTGTGCATTTGAAGAATGCATCCCCATCTCAAACGATGACGTACGCACAGTTTCAGAAAATAGATGATCGTGATGCTGCAATTCGTAAACTTGAAAGAATTGCTAATTCCAATTTGGAAAATTGTTTACGTTTATTAAAGCATAATAAGGGACATGACATATCTTTCTTTCGGCTTAGTTCTAAGCTCATTCCTTTAGCGAATCATGAGGAATTGCTAGAGTGGAACTATATTCGTCCTTTAAAAGAAAAATTGAAAGAATTAGGTGAATATGCAATTCATATGAATATGCGAATTGATTTCCATCCAGATCATTTTGTTGTACTAAATTCACCTGAGGAGAGTGTTTTTAAACAATCTGTAAAGACACTGCAGATGCACAAAAAATTATTAAAAGGCATGGGGATTGAACATAAGCAACGATGTGTACTGCATGTTGGAGGAGGGTATAAAGATAAAGAACTTGCATTAGAGCGTTTTATAGAGAATTGGTCTAATGTCCCAAGGGGTATTCAAGAAATGATTATATTAGAAAATGATGATACAACTTTTACGTTAGAGGAAACATTATATTTAGGAGAAAAATTAGATATTCCCGTCGTGTTTGATTTGCATCACCATATGATGAATAATGAGCAAGAAGATTGGTATGAAGATTGGGCACGTGTTGTTCATACGTGGGAAACATCTTTGTTGCCGGTTAAAATGCATATTTCTAGCCCTAGAGAGGGAAAAGATCCAAGAGCTCATGCAGATTATATTAATGTAGACGCATTTTTATCTTTTTTAAGAAGGATAAAGGGAAGTGTTCCGCAAATTGATTGTATGATTGAGGCGAAGATGAAGGATGAGTCTTTATTTCAATTAATGAGGGATTTAAGCGAACAGGTAGATGTAGAAATTATCGATGGTGCAAGCTTTTATATTAAATAA
- a CDS encoding DEAD/DEAH box helicase, translating into MTTFRELGLSESLLQSVESMGFEEATPIQAETIPHALQGKDIIGQAQTGTGKTAAFGLPLLDKVDTNKEAVQGIVIAPTRELAIQVGEELYKIGKHKRVRILPIYGGQDINRQIRALKKHPHIIVGTPGRILDHINRKTLRLQNVETVVLDEADEMLNMGFIEDIEAILTDVPETHQTLLFSATMPDPIRRIAERFMTEPQHIKVKAKEVTMPNIQQFYLEVQEKKKFDVLTRLLDIQSPELAIVFGRTKRRVDELSEALNLRGYAAEGIHGDLTQAKRMSVLRKFKEGAIEVLVATDVAARGLDISGVTHVYNFDIPQDPESYVHRIGRTGRAGKKGIAMLFVTPRESGQLKNIERTTKRKVDRMEAPTLDEALEGQQRLIAEKLQSTIQNENLSYYKRIAEEMLEENDSVTVVAAALKMMTKEPDTTPIALTSEPPVVSRGGGSKKRGGNGGGYRDGNRNRSRDGRGGGDGRNRDGRNRDGNRDRNRDGNRDRNRDGGSRGRRGEGQGRPGSSNGRGERKHHSRPQA; encoded by the coding sequence TTGACAACATTTCGAGAATTAGGATTAAGTGAGTCTTTACTGCAATCGGTTGAAAGTATGGGCTTTGAAGAGGCTACGCCGATTCAAGCTGAAACAATTCCACATGCATTGCAAGGTAAGGATATTATTGGGCAAGCGCAAACAGGTACAGGGAAAACAGCAGCATTCGGATTACCACTATTAGATAAAGTGGATACAAATAAAGAAGCAGTTCAAGGTATTGTTATCGCGCCAACGCGTGAATTAGCAATTCAAGTTGGAGAAGAGCTATACAAAATTGGTAAACATAAACGTGTTCGTATTCTACCAATTTATGGTGGTCAAGATATTAACCGCCAAATTCGTGCTCTAAAAAAACACCCACACATTATTGTTGGTACGCCGGGTCGTATTTTAGATCATATTAACCGTAAAACACTTCGCTTACAAAACGTAGAGACTGTTGTTCTTGATGAAGCGGATGAAATGTTAAACATGGGCTTCATTGAAGATATTGAAGCGATTTTAACAGATGTGCCAGAAACACATCAAACATTATTATTCTCAGCGACAATGCCAGATCCAATCCGTCGTATTGCTGAGCGTTTCATGACTGAGCCTCAACACATTAAAGTAAAAGCAAAAGAAGTAACAATGCCAAACATTCAGCAGTTCTATTTAGAAGTGCAAGAAAAGAAAAAGTTTGACGTGTTAACACGCTTACTAGATATTCAATCTCCAGAGCTTGCGATCGTATTCGGTCGTACAAAGCGTCGTGTTGATGAATTATCAGAAGCATTAAACTTACGTGGTTATGCAGCAGAAGGTATTCATGGTGACTTAACACAGGCGAAACGTATGTCTGTATTACGTAAATTTAAAGAAGGTGCTATTGAAGTTCTTGTTGCAACAGACGTTGCTGCACGTGGTCTTGATATTTCAGGCGTAACACACGTATACAACTTCGATATCCCACAAGATCCAGAATCATACGTTCACCGTATTGGTCGTACTGGCCGTGCAGGTAAAAAAGGTATTGCAATGTTATTTGTAACACCACGTGAATCAGGACAATTAAAAAATATCGAGCGTACAACAAAACGTAAAGTTGATCGTATGGAAGCACCGACACTTGACGAGGCATTAGAAGGTCAACAACGTTTAATCGCTGAAAAACTTCAAAGCACAATCCAAAATGAGAACTTATCATACTACAAGCGTATTGCAGAAGAAATGTTAGAAGAGAATGACTCTGTAACAGTAGTAGCTGCTGCTTTAAAAATGATGACTAAAGAGCCGGATACAACTCCGATCGCTTTAACATCAGAACCACCAGTTGTTTCAAGAGGTGGCGGTTCTAAGAAACGTGGCGGTAACGGAGGCGGATACCGTGATGGTAACCGTAATCGTAGTCGTGATGGACGCGGCGGTGGCGATGGTCGTAACCGTGATGGACGTAATCGTGACGGAAACCGTGATCGCAATCGTGATGGAAACCGTGATCGTAATCGTGATGGTGGTAGTCGTGGTCGTAGAGGTGAAGGTCAAGGTCGCCCAGGATCTTCAAATGGACGCGGCGAAAGAAAACATCATAGCCGTCCACAAGCTTAA
- a CDS encoding fumarylacetoacetate hydrolase family protein: MKFVTFRLPSKEIRAGWLEGDKVIDMNLASEGKIPSSMMAFLEKADEYVEVVRNIKNPNKGIYALEEVQLTAALPNPSSIRDFYAFEQHVKTARGRRGLDVVPEWYDIPVFYFTNHRAVIGSGDFVIGPKKSKKLDYELEIACVIGKEGRNISRERAEEYIFGYCIMNDWSARDLQATEMKVGLGPAKGKDFATSLGAHLVTKEELDVYRNGDRYDLEMTAHVNGKLLSKGNFQDIYYTFAEMIERASEDVTLYPGDVIGSGTVGTGCILELGTEEWLQDGDVVELSITGLGTLRNTIKKEKEAGDGHVLSSHGRTTS; this comes from the coding sequence ATGAAATTTGTTACATTTCGTCTTCCTTCAAAAGAAATACGGGCTGGATGGCTTGAAGGTGACAAAGTAATAGATATGAATCTTGCTAGTGAAGGGAAAATCCCTTCTTCTATGATGGCTTTTTTAGAAAAAGCTGATGAGTATGTAGAAGTAGTGCGGAATATTAAGAATCCAAATAAGGGTATATATGCTTTAGAAGAAGTACAATTGACAGCTGCTCTTCCTAATCCGAGTAGTATTCGAGATTTTTACGCATTTGAACAACATGTAAAAACAGCTCGTGGACGAAGAGGACTAGATGTTGTGCCTGAATGGTATGATATTCCGGTTTTTTATTTTACTAATCATCGTGCTGTAATTGGTTCCGGTGATTTTGTAATTGGTCCGAAAAAGTCTAAAAAGCTTGATTATGAGCTGGAGATTGCTTGCGTAATAGGAAAAGAAGGGCGAAATATTTCTCGTGAGCGAGCAGAGGAATATATTTTTGGTTATTGTATTATGAACGACTGGAGTGCGAGAGACTTACAAGCAACAGAAATGAAAGTAGGTCTCGGTCCGGCGAAAGGAAAGGACTTTGCAACTTCGTTAGGAGCACATCTTGTTACGAAAGAGGAATTAGATGTTTATCGTAATGGTGATCGATATGATTTAGAAATGACTGCTCATGTAAACGGAAAACTATTATCAAAGGGAAACTTCCAAGATATTTACTATACATTTGCTGAAATGATTGAACGTGCTTCAGAGGACGTTACGTTATATCCAGGAGATGTGATTGGTTCTGGGACAGTAGGAACAGGATGTATTTTAGAACTTGGTACAGAAGAGTGGCTACAAGATGGAGATGTTGTAGAGCTGTCGATTACTGGTTTAGGTACACTACGTAATACGATCAAAAAAGAAAAGGAAGCGGGTGATGGGCATGTTTTATCGTCACATGGGAGAACTACCTCATAA
- a CDS encoding homogentisate 1,2-dioxygenase — MFYRHMGELPHKRHVQFRKKDGSLYREQVMGTKGFSGTQSILYHHYMPTEVGHSALSHSCQLQYEEDVALSHRHFRTKENKKSGDAISGRNFILGNEDLLIGVVSPTEKMDYFYRNGDGDEMLFVHYGTGKIETMFGTIHYRKGDYVTIPIGTIYRVIPDEGETKFLVVEANSQITTPRRYRNEYGQLLEHSPFCERDLRGPEKLETYDEKGEFVVMTKSRGYMHKHVLGHHPLDVVGWDGYLYPWVFNVEDFEPITGRIHQPPPVHQTFEGHNFVICSFVPRLYDYHPESIPAPYYHSNVNSDEVLYYVEGNFMSRKGVEEGSITLHPSGIPHGPHPGKTEASIGKKETLELAVMIDTFRPLRIVKQAHETEDEKYMYSWIEQGSYTVK; from the coding sequence ATGTTTTATCGTCACATGGGAGAACTACCTCATAAACGACATGTACAATTTCGTAAAAAAGATGGATCGCTTTATCGTGAACAGGTAATGGGAACAAAAGGATTTTCTGGTACGCAGTCTATTTTGTATCATCACTATATGCCAACAGAAGTAGGTCATTCTGCATTATCGCATTCTTGTCAGTTGCAGTATGAAGAGGATGTTGCTCTTTCTCATCGCCACTTCCGAACGAAAGAAAATAAAAAAAGTGGTGATGCAATAAGTGGACGGAATTTCATACTTGGAAATGAAGATTTGTTAATTGGAGTAGTGAGCCCAACAGAAAAAATGGATTATTTCTATCGTAATGGTGATGGCGACGAAATGTTATTTGTTCATTATGGAACAGGGAAAATTGAAACGATGTTTGGAACGATTCACTATAGAAAAGGCGACTATGTAACGATCCCAATTGGAACGATTTATCGTGTTATTCCAGATGAAGGAGAGACTAAGTTTCTTGTTGTAGAGGCGAATAGCCAAATTACAACACCGCGTCGTTATCGAAATGAATATGGACAATTGTTAGAGCATAGTCCGTTTTGTGAAAGAGATCTTCGTGGTCCAGAAAAATTAGAGACCTATGATGAAAAAGGCGAGTTTGTCGTAATGACAAAATCAAGAGGATATATGCATAAACATGTTTTAGGACACCACCCGTTAGATGTTGTTGGATGGGATGGCTATTTGTATCCGTGGGTATTTAATGTAGAGGATTTTGAACCAATTACAGGGCGCATTCATCAACCACCGCCAGTACATCAAACATTTGAAGGGCATAATTTTGTTATTTGCTCTTTCGTACCACGTTTATACGATTATCATCCAGAGTCAATTCCGGCACCATATTATCATAGTAATGTTAATAGTGATGAAGTTCTTTATTATGTAGAAGGAAACTTTATGAGTCGCAAAGGTGTGGAAGAAGGTTCTATTACACTTCATCCGAGCGGGATTCCTCATGGGCCGCATCCGGGGAAAACAGAGGCAAGTATAGGGAAGAAAGAGACGCTTGAATTAGCTGTTATGATAGACACATTCCGTCCGCTTCGTATTGTAAAACAAGCACATGAAACAGAAGATGAAAAGTATATGTATAGCTGGATTGAACAAGGTTCATATACTGTGAAATAA
- a CDS encoding D-alanine--D-alanine ligase yields the protein MTKIKLGLLYGGKSAEHQVSLQTALAAIKALNQDKFEIHPIYITEQGQWVRGERIEGEVTDVEALKMSGAENAISPLSLSTEIIPSAASEENAIDVIFPLLHGPNGEDGTVQGLLELMNIPYVGNGVLASSAGMDKVVMKNIFAEAGLKQAKYASFIRSAWEKNREEAYSKVEDKLGYPCFVKPANLGSSVGINKCKNREELENAFVEAFQFDRKIIVEENIVGREVEVGVLGNDEPKCSVVGEIVPKKDFYDYKSKYIDGDTALIIPAEMTEEESDVIKRDAIIAFQSLDGAGLTRADFFLTKDGEVYINEVNTMPGFTPFSMFPLLWQHTGLPYPELIEELIRLAIERHEEKQKIKYTI from the coding sequence TTGACGAAAATTAAATTAGGTTTATTATATGGTGGAAAATCAGCTGAGCATCAAGTTTCGCTACAGACGGCTCTTGCTGCTATTAAAGCGTTAAATCAAGATAAATTCGAGATTCATCCAATTTATATTACAGAACAAGGTCAATGGGTACGCGGTGAGCGTATTGAAGGCGAAGTAACAGATGTTGAAGCTTTAAAAATGAGCGGTGCAGAAAATGCGATTTCTCCATTATCATTAAGTACAGAAATCATTCCATCTGCAGCTTCTGAGGAAAACGCTATTGACGTTATTTTCCCATTACTACATGGACCAAACGGTGAAGATGGAACGGTTCAAGGATTATTAGAATTGATGAATATTCCTTATGTAGGAAATGGTGTTCTAGCATCATCTGCTGGTATGGATAAAGTTGTTATGAAAAACATCTTTGCAGAGGCTGGTTTAAAACAAGCAAAATATGCGTCTTTCATCCGCAGTGCATGGGAAAAAAATCGTGAGGAAGCTTATTCTAAAGTAGAAGATAAGTTAGGATATCCTTGCTTCGTAAAACCAGCAAACCTTGGTTCAAGTGTTGGTATTAATAAGTGTAAAAATCGTGAAGAACTTGAGAATGCATTTGTAGAGGCATTCCAATTTGATCGCAAAATTATTGTAGAAGAAAATATTGTAGGTCGTGAAGTAGAAGTTGGTGTACTAGGTAATGATGAGCCGAAATGTTCAGTTGTAGGTGAAATCGTTCCGAAAAAGGACTTCTATGATTATAAGTCGAAATATATCGATGGTGATACGGCGTTAATTATTCCAGCTGAAATGACAGAAGAAGAATCTGATGTAATTAAGCGTGATGCAATTATTGCGTTCCAATCATTAGATGGTGCAGGCTTAACGCGAGCTGATTTCTTCTTAACGAAAGACGGAGAAGTGTATATTAACGAAGTAAACACTATGCCAGGATTTACACCGTTTAGTATGTTCCCTCTATTATGGCAACATACTGGGTTACCGTATCCAGAGTTAATCGAAGAGCTAATTCGTTTAGCGATTGAACGTCACGAAGAAAAACAAAAAATTAAATATACAATCTAA
- a CDS encoding MDR family MFS transporter, with translation MKNTWRELREMDRNVWIRFIGETLNGIAMMMLMPFFALYLKDKVDSLLEVGVIMALSPIAASFGSLIGGRIADIYGRKPIMIFSMASNALLMLGFLFIEGFIPYAILSIFLGLSNSLFHPAASAMVADVTAPEKRTEAYGLLRMGHNIGAAIGPIMGASVVVLSKNLVFIIASSTMLFYALLVLLLIQETMPKRTDKEEHKEKESGAVWKIVMRDKALMIYLLAGIIISMGFSQTEGMLPLHFDNEMKRIFGTNNPYPYLMALNGLLVVLFQFQISKWATDKPVGKTMLYGACLFGIGLFFIGWLPKWFGEFNTNATVILITLLFVYAIYTLGEMIMSPVQMTFVANLAPEHLRGTYMGAASLQWITGSAFGPLLGGFLLDRLLGHFLFTILAVGCVVAGIVYISLDRLVEQRQKDTLTKQSS, from the coding sequence ATGAAAAATACGTGGCGTGAGTTAAGGGAGATGGACCGTAACGTATGGATTCGATTTATTGGAGAGACGTTAAATGGAATTGCAATGATGATGTTAATGCCTTTTTTTGCATTATATTTAAAAGATAAGGTAGATTCGTTGTTGGAAGTTGGGGTTATTATGGCGCTTTCTCCAATTGCTGCAAGCTTTGGATCACTTATAGGAGGAAGAATTGCTGACATATATGGAAGAAAACCGATTATGATATTTTCTATGGCAAGTAATGCATTATTAATGCTCGGTTTTCTATTTATAGAAGGATTTATTCCATATGCAATTTTATCTATTTTTTTAGGATTGAGTAATTCTTTATTTCATCCAGCTGCATCAGCTATGGTCGCAGATGTAACGGCACCAGAAAAAAGAACAGAGGCATATGGTTTATTACGAATGGGACACAATATAGGTGCTGCGATTGGTCCGATAATGGGAGCATCAGTAGTTGTGTTGTCAAAGAATCTTGTGTTTATTATTGCCTCTTCTACAATGCTATTTTATGCGTTACTTGTATTACTTCTTATTCAAGAGACGATGCCAAAGAGGACAGATAAGGAAGAACATAAAGAAAAGGAATCTGGGGCAGTTTGGAAAATTGTAATGCGAGATAAGGCATTAATGATTTACTTATTAGCAGGTATTATCATTTCGATGGGGTTTTCTCAAACAGAAGGCATGTTGCCACTACATTTTGATAACGAAATGAAGCGTATTTTTGGAACGAATAATCCATATCCATATTTAATGGCGTTAAACGGACTATTAGTTGTTTTATTCCAATTTCAAATTTCAAAATGGGCTACGGATAAACCAGTCGGGAAGACGATGTTATATGGTGCATGTTTGTTCGGGATTGGATTATTTTTTATAGGGTGGTTACCGAAGTGGTTTGGAGAGTTTAATACAAATGCTACAGTTATTTTAATAACACTACTGTTCGTTTATGCTATATATACGTTAGGTGAGATGATTATGTCGCCTGTACAGATGACATTTGTAGCAAACTTGGCACCTGAGCATTTGAGAGGGACTTATATGGGCGCTGCAAGTTTGCAGTGGATTACAGGAAGCGCATTTGGTCCACTTTTGGGAGGCTTTTTATTAGATCGATTACTTGGCCACTTTCTATTTACAATTTTAGCTGTAGGATGTGTAGTTGCAGGTATTGTATATATTTCTTTAGATCGCCTTGTTGAGCAAAGGCAAAAAGATACACTAACCAAACAATCTTCTTAG
- the acpS gene encoding holo-ACP synthase, which yields MIIGIGIDIIELNRIEKMLDGKLKFMERILTENERNVAMELKGSRLTEFVAGRFAAKEAYSKAVGTGIGKEVSFLDIEVKNDERGKPILITSTEYVVHLSISHSKEFAVAQVVLESSSR from the coding sequence ATGATTATAGGGATTGGAATCGATATTATTGAATTAAATCGTATTGAAAAAATGCTAGATGGAAAGCTTAAATTTATGGAACGTATTTTAACAGAAAATGAACGTAATGTTGCTATGGAGCTGAAAGGAAGTCGTCTTACAGAGTTTGTAGCTGGAAGGTTTGCAGCGAAAGAGGCGTATTCAAAAGCTGTAGGTACTGGTATCGGGAAAGAAGTGAGCTTTTTAGATATTGAAGTGAAAAATGATGAAAGAGGTAAGCCGATTCTGATTACAAGTACAGAGTATGTTGTTCATTTATCGATTAGTCATAGTAAGGAATTTGCTGTTGCTCAAGTTGTTTTAGAAAGCTCGTCACGCTAG
- a CDS encoding amino acid permease, with translation MKQIFQKKPIAKLMQESKQKTLARTLGALDLTMLGIGAIVGTGIFVLTGVVAAKHSGPAIILSFAIAALACAFAAFCYAEFASSVPVSGSVYTYTYATMGEVFAFLIGWDLMLEYLLATSAVANGWSAYFQSLLKGFGIHIPTILSSAPGTGKGGIIDLPAVLIILVMTVLLSRGVRESARVNNIMVFIKIAVVLIFIFAGFNYVKPENWTPFMPFGLDGVMAGAATVFFAFIGFDAVSTAAEEVKRPQRDLPIGIIASLLICTVLYIVVSLILTGIVPYGQLNISDPVAFALQFIGQDGLAGVISVGAITGITTVMLVMMYGQVRVSYAMSRDGLLPKRLAKVHPKFKTPFLNTWTTGIIAALISGLIDLNVLAHLVNMGTLSAFALVAVAVIVMRRTHPDLPRAFKAPLVPFLPALTVIFCLYLMLQLSGTAWISFGIWMVIGIAVYFLYSRKHSALNNSKKEEDVANL, from the coding sequence ATGAAGCAAATTTTTCAAAAGAAGCCAATTGCAAAGTTAATGCAAGAAAGTAAGCAAAAAACGTTAGCAAGAACATTGGGCGCGCTAGATTTAACTATGCTTGGAATCGGTGCAATCGTTGGAACAGGTATTTTTGTTCTAACGGGTGTTGTGGCAGCGAAACATTCTGGGCCAGCTATTATATTATCATTTGCGATTGCCGCGCTAGCTTGTGCCTTTGCTGCATTTTGTTATGCTGAATTTGCTTCTTCAGTTCCTGTCTCGGGCAGTGTGTATACGTATACATACGCGACGATGGGGGAAGTATTCGCATTTTTAATTGGCTGGGACTTAATGCTTGAATATTTACTTGCTACATCTGCTGTAGCAAACGGTTGGTCTGCATATTTTCAATCTTTATTAAAGGGGTTTGGAATTCATATTCCGACTATTCTCTCCTCGGCTCCTGGTACAGGTAAGGGTGGAATAATCGATTTACCTGCAGTTCTAATTATTTTAGTGATGACAGTTCTTTTATCTAGGGGTGTTCGTGAAAGTGCACGAGTAAATAACATTATGGTATTTATTAAAATAGCAGTTGTTCTTATTTTTATCTTTGCTGGTTTTAATTATGTGAAACCTGAAAACTGGACGCCTTTTATGCCATTTGGTTTAGATGGTGTAATGGCTGGAGCGGCCACAGTATTCTTCGCATTTATAGGATTTGATGCAGTTTCAACAGCGGCAGAAGAAGTGAAACGTCCGCAACGTGATTTACCAATTGGTATTATTGCATCGTTATTAATTTGTACAGTTCTTTATATCGTTGTTTCGCTTATTTTGACAGGAATTGTTCCATACGGACAGCTAAATATATCAGATCCAGTTGCTTTTGCACTTCAATTTATTGGACAAGATGGATTAGCGGGGGTAATTTCAGTAGGAGCAATTACAGGGATTACAACAGTAATGCTAGTTATGATGTATGGGCAAGTTCGTGTTTCTTATGCGATGAGCCGAGATGGTTTATTACCGAAGCGTCTTGCTAAAGTTCATCCGAAATTTAAAACGCCATTTTTAAATACATGGACAACGGGAATTATTGCGGCACTGATTTCAGGATTAATAGATTTAAATGTTTTAGCACATCTTGTAAACATGGGGACATTGTCAGCATTTGCACTCGTAGCTGTTGCGGTAATTGTAATGAGAAGAACTCATCCAGACTTACCAAGGGCATTTAAGGCTCCGCTTGTACCATTTTTACCAGCATTAACAGTGATTTTCTGTTTATACTTAATGCTTCAATTATCGGGGACAGCATGGATTAGTTTTGGGATATGGATGGTTATTGGTATAGCGGTTTACTTCTTATATAGCCGAAAACATAGTGCTTTAAACAATAGTAAAAAAGAAGAAGATGTTGCGAATTTATAA
- a CDS encoding rhomboid family intramembrane serine protease, producing MLIRSTQISLQPTILTLLFIHLVMMILGDFFLFPLAASNEYIAKGEWWRVITSLLVHVDLQHFLSNSIFLFALGSSIEKQLGHFSFFILFFLSGISGNISSYIIMPPEYIHAGASGGIFGLLGAQLFLLYNRYRSSKPKEIAIFSIMILLLLLFTFFNPSANPISHLTGLITGGILTPFLTKKNDGAKLI from the coding sequence ATGCTAATAAGATCTACTCAGATTTCTTTACAACCGACTATTCTCACCTTACTTTTTATTCACTTAGTCATGATGATATTAGGCGACTTTTTCCTCTTCCCACTGGCAGCCTCTAATGAATATATCGCTAAAGGAGAATGGTGGCGTGTCATAACTTCCCTTCTGGTACACGTAGACTTACAACATTTTCTTTCTAATAGTATTTTTTTGTTTGCACTTGGTTCTTCTATTGAAAAGCAACTCGGACACTTTTCTTTTTTTATTCTATTTTTTCTTTCTGGAATTTCTGGAAATATTTCTTCTTATATTATTATGCCTCCTGAATATATTCACGCAGGTGCATCAGGTGGTATCTTCGGACTATTAGGCGCACAATTATTTTTATTGTACAATCGATACCGCTCTTCAAAACCAAAAGAAATTGCCATTTTCTCAATTATGATACTTCTATTACTGCTATTTACTTTCTTTAATCCTTCCGCCAATCCGATCAGTCATTTAACAGGTTTAATAACCGGCGGCATTTTAACTCCTTTTTTAACAAAAAAAAACGATGGTGCAAAGCTTATTTAA